The genomic region GGGATCTTTCAATAAAAAAAGAATAGACCTGGATAAGAGCCCGTTTATGAATTATCAGGGAACCGGTGCCTCACAATGGCTTGTAGGTATACCGCTTATCTTTATTCCAATATTTCTTTTCTGGATCACTAATAAATATATTAACTACGATGCTGCGATTGTAATACTTGCAGTTCTTGGAGTCATTGGGCTTATCTTAAGACCTAACCTGCTAACCTTTTTAACTCATCGATACCGAAGTAGAAAATATGTGATGATACAGGGATTCAAACAAAAAGGAGAATAAAATTTAAATTATGATTACAGCAACCAATCTTTCAAAAATGTATAATGGCACGAAAGTGCTAGATATAGAACATTTGGATATTCCTTCAGGACAAAATTTTGGCCTTGTTGGAAACAATGGTGCAGGGAAGACTACATTTTTCAGTCTGCTTCTGGATCTTATACAGCCTACCACGGGAAATATATTCAATAAAGATATAACCGTGAGCGAAAGTGAGGATTGGAAGCCCTTCACGTCTTCTTTTATAGATGAAAGTTTCCTTATTGGGTATCTCACTCCTGAAGAATATTTTTATTTCATAGGTGATCTTAGAAACCGGAATAAGGCAGATATTGATAGCTTCCTAACGCAGTTTGAGGATTTTTTCAACGGAGAGATCATTGGCCGAAAGAAATATTTAAGAGATCTTTCTAAAGGAAACCAGAAAAAAGTAGGAATTGTGGCCGCTTTGATCGGTGATCCTGAAGTGGTGATCCTGGATGAACCATTTGCTAACCTCGATCCAACCACCCAGATAAGACTAAAAAAATTGCTGAAAGAACTTTCCCAGATCTCCGGGACTACGGTCCTGATTTCCAGTCATGATCTAATTCATGTGACAGAAGTTTGTGAACGTATCGTGGTTCTGGATAAAGGAGTTATTGTACGGGATATGGAAACGTCTGAAGCTACCCTCAATGAACTAGAGGCCTATTTTTCAGCTGAGATCGCCGGGAGTGAGTAGGCAGCACCTATTGGACTTTAGAAAAAGAAGTTTACTTTTACATACTAAATAAGTTGTATCAAAGTTATTCATGATACCACAAAAGGTTCATTTTGAATACGTTTACCCGTCTTACTCTTTTTCTATTGCTTTCGACAGCCATTTTTAGCTGTTCTCGAAAGAAAGATACTTTTATAAACAGGAATTACCACGCCATTACTGCCGAATATAACACCCTTTTTAACGGGGAAATGGCTTTTGAGCAGGGAAGAGAGGAGATCAATCAGAATTATGCCGATAATTATTGGGATATTCTTCCAGTTGAAAGGCTGGATGTAGACGACAAGATCCTTCTTCCAGACAGTGTTAGAAATCAGAATTTTGGGAGGGCAGAGGAGAAAGCTGTAAAAGCAATTCAGAAGCATTCCATGCAAATAGGTGGGAAAGAGCGAAATCCTGAAATGGATGAGGCTTATCTTCTACTTGGAAAAGCAAGGTATTTCGATCAAAGATTCATCCCGGCATTGGATGCCTTTAACTATATACTTTACCGATATCCTGCCAGTAATAATATAAATCATGCCCGCATCTGGCGAGAAAAGACCAATGTTAGGATCGGAAATGAGAAACTGGCCATTAAAAACCTCAAGAAGATCCTGGAATCAGAAAGATTGGAAGATCAGGATCTGGCAGATGCCAGCTCAAGCCTTGCTCAGGCCTATATTAATCTAAACCAGATAGATTCGGCTGTGGTGCCGCTTCAGAATGCGGCGGAGTTTACAGAGATCAATGCTGAAAAAGGACGCTTTTATTTTATCCTGGGGCAATTGCACGATAGGTTGGGAGAAACTGCTGCTGCAAATGCCGCTTTTGATGAGGTGATTGAACTGCATAGAAAATCTCCAAGAATCTATTACGTAAATGCATTTGTTGAAAAAGCCAGGAATTTTGATTTTGATGCCCGTGATGAGCAGTTTTTACTGGACATTCTTACCGAACTTGAAGAAGACAGGGAGAACCGGCCGTATCTTGATAAGATTTATTTTCAATTAGGTGAATATTACACCAGGCTGGATTCAACAGAAAAAGCGATTGAATATTATAATAAATCCTTAAGGTCCAGGTCCAGTGATATCTACCTGAAATCTGTCAATTACGAGATTCTTGCTAATATCAATTTCGACAGGGCGAATTATCAGGATGCCGGGAAATATTATGATAGCACGCTGATAAATATGTCTCCTCAATTACTTGAATTCAGGACCATTAAGAAGAAAAGGACCAATCTTGATGATGTTATTAAGTATGAGAGAATTGCTGAAGAGACCGATAGTATTTTAAGATTAGCCGGATTATCTGAGGATGAGAGACTGGCATTTTTTAAGCAGTATACAGATGATCTAAAGGAAAAAGCCGTTAAAGAAATGGAGGCAGGGGAATTGCCTGTCTACACGGCGAGCATAGGACCACAAAATAATTTTCCTTCGGCCAGTGTACCACCGGCAGGGGAGGGAAATACTTTCTATTTTTATAATCCTTTGCGGGTTTCGCGGGGTGCACAGGAATTTCTTAGAACCTGGGGAACCAGAGAACTTAAAGATAACTGGCGATGGGGTTCTACTGCGATGAATCAGAGTTCGGTGAATGCCCAGGAAAGACTTATGGATATAAATCTGGACAATGATCCTTTATACGATCCTATGGCTTATGTGAGTCAGATTCCCGGTGAACAATCTGTACTCGATAGCCTTGCTACCCAGAGAAATTTGGCATATTTCCAGCTAGGAGTGATCTATAACGAGAATTATAGGGAATATGACCTTGCTGCGGAAAGGCTTGAGTTTCTTTTGGAAAATAATCCCCAAGAACGTTTGATCCTACCGGCAAAATATAATCTTTATAATATCTACGGTGCCCAGGGCAGGCTTGAGGACCAGGAAAGGTTAAAGAATGATATTCTTCAGAACTATTCAGATTCCAGATATGCTGCATTTATTAGAGACCCAAAAAGTATGCAGCAAGATGAGAACAGCCCTGATCTGCTTTACAATAAACTATTCAGGCAATATGAGAATCAGGAATATCAAGAGGTGATAGAAAAGGCAAACGATTATGTTTCACAGTTTACCGGAGATCCAATTGTGCCAAAATTTGAATTGCTGAAAGCACGTGCTGCGGCAAGGTTAATGGGAATCGATGCCTATGAGCAGGCTTTAAATTATGTGGCAGTCACCTATCCGCAAACCAGCGAAGGCAAAAAGGCTCAGGACATAATCAATACGACGATCCCGGAATTAAAAGGATTGGAATTTAGCAATGATAGCATACCTTCCAGCTATAAACTTATCTTCCCCTTGGACAATCCTGCGAAGGAAGAAGCTGAAGAATTGAAGAATACTATAGAAAAGGCTTTGTCAGAATTGGACTACAACAAATTATCTGTTTCTATAGATGTTTATGATGTTGACCAGACATTTGTGGTAGTTCATGGATTAAGTGAAAAATCCAGATCTCTGGGCTTTCAGGAGTTATTGAAAGAAAATAAAAACTACAAAATAGCCAGACAGGCTTTTGTTATGTCGGCGGAAAATTATAGAATTGTACAAATTAAGAAAACTTTAAGAAGTTATCTGGACAATTACTAAAACCGCCCTATCATGTTTTCAGAAGCAAAAAAGACCAAACCTGCAAGTAATCAGAATGAACAAAATAGAATAGCAGCCGGGACACTTATTACCGGAGAGATCTCAGGAAAAGGTTGTTTCAGGATCGAAGGCACCCTCGAAGGCAGTTTAAAGACGCCGGGTAAGGTTGTGATCAGTGAAGGAGGATTGATCAATGGAACACTGGAGTGTGATAATGCAGACATTGAAGGGAAATTTAAAGGAAAGCTTCTTGTAAAAGGAGTTTTAACCCTAAGAAGTCCTGCCAATATTGAAGGTGAGGTAATAGCCGGAAAACTGGCGGTTGAGCCTGGTGCAGTATTTAATGCGACCTGCGAAATGAATGGAGGAGTGAAGCCTCTAAAAAAAGAAAATGAAAAAAGATCCGCGTAATAAATATCTTGCTTTTGTAAATATCGCCCTTCAGATGGGCATTATCATTGCTGCAGGTGTTTTTGCCGGAATCTGGCTTGACGGGAAATTCCCTAATAAATACTCAGCTTATACCATCTCCTTGTCACTTTTAGGAGTTTTTATAGCCCTTTACCAGGTATTTCGAGCAGTTAAAGATCTTAACGAAGACGAATAAATGCAAACAAGACTTTTTTCCTTTCTAAAATTATTTATTCCCTTTTCGGTCCTTTTGTTCTTAATACAGTTTGCACTGGTCAAATATTTATTGAAAATTGAACTGTATTATTCCACGCTGGCGATATATGCTTTTCATTTTATAGCTACATTTTTGATCTTCCTTTTCCTGGTCTTTGTAAACAAGACCTTTAGCGATAAGACAGGATTTGCCTTTATGGCTTGCAGTCTTTTGAAGATGTTAGCTGCAGTTCTATTCCTTTTACCGGTAATGCTCAATGATACTCCTAATCCATTTCAGGATATCGTTGCCTTTTTTATCCCTTATTTTTTATTTCTGATTTTCGAAACTATTTACGCGGTAAGGCTTATCAATACTAAATAACTGACTGTATTTCAGTAAAATCGTTAAAATTTCCGAAACTGCTAAAAAATTATACGGCGGACTTTCAGATAAAAATTAAAAGTATACCTTTGCACGGAAATTTAGAGCCCATAATTTTAAGTAGAACAGGTACTATGACAGCACAGAAATCTTTAGTGATTAGCTTGTACTTTGCATTAGCATTTGCCATTTTCCCTTTGTTTACCTTCGCTCAGGAGCACGAGCAGGAGCATAAGTCACTTCAGGAGGCTGAAGAAGAGTTTAACGCTACAGAAATGATCATGCACCATATTGGTGATGCTCATGGCTGGCACTTCTTTGGAGAAGGTGATAGCGCTGTTACGCTGCCTTTACCTGTGATCCTCTATACAGATAACGGATTGGTTACTTTCATGTCCAGTGAATTTCATCATGATACAGAAGGACATCATGTGGTAGAGAAAGATGGAATGCGTTTCGTTAATCTTCATGAAGATATTTATAGGTTAGATGCAGGAGCTGAGACTGTTGAGTTTGATGCAGATCATCATCCTGTGAACGCTTCTAAACCATGGGATCTTTCTATCACGAAGAACGTTGCTGCAATGTTTCTTACGGTGATTTTAATGCTATTATTCTTTACCAGTCTAGCCAGACACCACAAGAAGAATACTCATGCGCCAAAAGGATTTAACAATGCTCTTGAAACATTAGTATTGTTCGTTAGAGATGATATCGCAATTCCACAGATCGGTGAGAAGAAGTATATGAAATTCATGCCTTTCCTGTTAACGGTATTCTTCTTTATCTGGATCACCAATTTAATGGGATTACTTCCAGGGGCGGCTAACGTGACCGGAAATATAGCGGTAACAGTTTCTTTAGGTCTTTTCACAATGTTGATCATGATCTTTAACGGGAACAAAGATTTTTATAAGCATACCTTCTGGATGCCAGGTATTCCAACATGGGTAAAGCCAATTCTTGCAGTTGTTGAGGGACTTGGGTTGCTTATTAAGCCTGCTGCACTTATGATTCGTTTATTTGCGAACATCACAGCAGGTCACATTATCATCCTGAGTTTGATCGGGTTGATCTTTATTTTAGAAAATGCGGGTATAGCCGGAGTTTCGGTTCCGTTTGCCTTATTTATAACAGTATTGGAATTGTTAGTAGCATTCCTTCAAGCGTTTATTTTTACGATTCTGTCTGCCCTGTTTATCGGGATGGCAGTTGAGGAACATGAACATCATTAATTTTAATTTTTAATTTTTTCAACTATGGAATTATTGTATGTAGGTCTTGCAGCTTTAGGAGCTGGACTAGCGGTTCTTGGAGCCGGAGTAGGTGTTGGTAAAATCGGTGGTTCTGCCATGGATGCTATCGCACGTCAGCCAGAAGCTTCTGGAAAAATCCAGACAGCTATGATTATCGCTGCTGCACTTGTAGAAGGTGTTGCTCTTTTTGGAGTGGTTGCCTCTTTACTAGGTGTATTAAGATAATTAATTTCAAAGAGTCCCTTCGCAACGGTTGGTTGCGAAAGGACTTCTTTAAATGATGTTTTTAACTATTATTATTTAAAACTATGGATTTAATAACTCCCGAAATTGGCTTGTTCTTCTGGCAAACCATCGTTTTCTTAGTACTACTTTTCCTTATGGCGAAATTCGCCTGGAAACCTATTCTTAATTCAGTAAGAAATAGAGAACAGTCTATCAATGATGCGTTGGCTTCAGCTGAAAATGCACGTAAGGAAATGCAGAATCTTAGATCAGACAATGAGCAGTTAATGAAAGAAGCTCGTGCTGAAAGAGATGCTATCCTTAGAGAAGCCCGTGAGTTAAAAGAAAAGGTGATTGCAGATGCTTCAGATGAAGCTAAAGTAAAAGCTGATAAAATTGTTGCAGACGCTAAAAGAAGCATTGAGCTTGAAAAGCAATCTGCAATGGCTGAATTGAAAAATCAAGTAGCCGAACTTTCAGTAGAGATTGCTGAAAAGATCGTTCGTAAAGAACTTTCAGGAAAAAATGAACAACATCAGATGATCGAGAAGATGATTGGTGATGCTAAGCTAAACTAAGTTATGAGAGGAACCAGAGCCGCACAACGATATGCAAAGGCGATCCTTTCTTTAGCAAAGGATAAAAATTCGGCGGAAGCTGTAAATAAGGATATGCTCACTATTTCCAAAACTGTTCTTAACAGCAGGGATCTTGAGAATATGCTTACCAGTCCTGTAGTAAAAGATAGTATTAAGAGGAGCGCCTTGCTTGAAATTTTCAAGGATCTTAATGCAGTAACCAAAGGTGCTATAGATATATTGCTGGAAAACGGAAGAATTAATATTCTTCATCTTGTTGCCAAGCAATATTTCATTCAGTTTAATGAAATGAATAACGTACGGCAGGCGATTGTTACTACTGCGGTACCTTTAGATAAAGAACTTGAAGCTGTGATCCTTGCTAAGGTTAAGGAATTAACAGGTTCTGAAGCCAGTCTTAAAAGCATCGTTGATGAAAGCATCATTGGTGGTTTTGTGTTGAGAGTAGGAGATTTGCAGTATGATGCAAGTGTCTCTCGTAACCTGACCAGGCTAAAAAGAGAATTGAAAAACAATACATACGTTTCAAAAATTTAATTAAAACCGGTACGCCTATGGCGTTCCATTTTATCTTGAATAATTATGGCAGAAGTAAATCCTGCTGAAGTATCAGCAATATTAAAACAACAATTATCAGGTTTTGAATCCAAGGCCTCTTTAGATGAAGTAGGTACCGTTCTAACCGTAGGTGACGGTATTGCTAACGTTTATGGATTGGCTAATGCTCAGTATGGAGAATTAGTACAGTTTGAAAGCGGTCTGGAAGGGATTGTTCTTAACCTTGAAGAAGACAACGTTGGGGTAGTACTTTTAGGTCCTGCAAAAGAGATCAAAGAAGGTTCTACTGTAAAAAGAACTCAGCGTATCGCTTCTATCAAAGTAGGAGAAGGAATTGTTGGCCGTGTGGTTGATACTCTGGGGAATCCAATCGATGGTAAAGGACCTATTGAAGGTGAAACTTATGAAATGCCACTTGAGCGTAAAGCTCCTGGGGTAATTTACCGTGAGCCCGTAACCGAGCCGTTACAAACTGGTATTAAATCTATCGATGCTATGGTACCGGTAGGAAGAGGACAGCGTGAGCTTGTAATTGGTGACCGTCAAACAGGTAAGACTACTGTTTGTATCGATACCATCCTTAACCAGAAAGAATTTTATGATGCCGGTGAGCCGGTATTCTGTATATATGTAGCTATTGGGCAGAAAGCCTCTACTGTAGCAGGGATCGCAAAGGTTCTTGAAGACAAGGGAGCTTTAGCTTATACTACAATTGTTGCTGCAAACGCATCAGATCCTGCTCCAATGCAGGTGTATGCTCCATTTGCAGGTGCTGCAATTGGTGAGTACTTTAGAGATACTGGTCGTCCTGCATTGATCGTTTATGATGATCTTTCCAAGCAGGCGGTTGCTTATCGTGAGGTATCTCTTTTACTTCGTCGTCCACCAGGACGTGAGGCATATCCAGGGGATGTATTTTTCCTTCACTCAAGACTTCTTGAGCGTGCTGCGAAGGTTATTGCCGATGATGATATTGCAAAACAAATGAATGACCTTCCAGATGTTCTTAAGGACAAGGTAAAAGGAGGCGGATCACTTACCGCTCTTCCAATTATCGAAACTCAGGCAGGTGACGTATCAGCATATATCCCAACCAACGTAATTTCGATTACAGATGGACAGATATTCTTAACTTCAGACTTATTTAACTCAGGGGTTCGTCCTGCGATCGACGTAGGTATCTCTGTATCTCGTGTGGGTGGTAACGCTCAGATCAAGTCTATGAAAAAAGTTGCTGGTACTTTAAAACTTGACCAGGCTCAGTATCGTGAACTTGAAGCATTTGCTAAGTTTGGATCAGACCTTGATGCCGCTACAATGAACGTTATCTCTAAAGGTAAGCGAAACGTGGAAATCCTTAAGCAGGGACAAAATGATCCTTACCCAGTAGAAAACCAGATTGCGATCATTTACGCAGGTTCTAAGAACTTATTAAGGGATGTACCGGTAGATAAGGTAAAAGAGTTTGAAAGAGACTATCTGGAATATCTTGATGCTAAGCATAGAGATACTTTAGATACTCTTAAAGCAGGAAAATTAACTGATGAAGTTATCGATACTTTAACTCAGACTGCTAAAGAAATTTCATCTAAATATAAAAGCTAGTATTGAGTACAGGGATTTGAGATATTAGATCTCAGATTGCAGTATTTAATTTGAAAATTATAAAGGTATTGAGTAATTAATATTTAATTGCTCAATACTCAATACTAAATAAAAATGGCAAACTTAAAAGAATTACGTAGCAGGATCACTTCGGTTTCCTCAACGATGCAGATTACCAAAGCCATGAAAATGGTATCGGCTGCAAAATTGAACAAGGCCCAGGATGCAATTACTCAAATGCGTCCCTATTCTGAAAAACTGACTCAGTTGCTACAGGATTTAAGTGCTACATTAAATGATGATGCGGGAAGTAAATATGCCGAGGAACGCGAAGTGAAAAATGTTTTAATCGTTGCTATTTCATCTAATAAGGGACTGGCCGGCGCTTTTAACACCAATATTATTAAAGCGGTGAAGTATAAGGCCAAGAATGATTACAATGCCAAAAATGTAGATGTCTATACCCTTGGAAAAAAGGCCAACGATATTCTGAAGAAGGAGTATGATGTATATAAGAACAATAACGAGATCTACGACGATTTAAGCTTTGAAAATTCTTCAGCGATAGCTGAGGAATTGATGCAACTTTTCCTTGACGAGAAGTATGATAAGATCGTTCTTGTATACAATCAATTTAAAAATGCAGCTACACAAATTGTCCAACATGAACAATTTTTGCCTATTGAGCGATTTGATTCTGAGGAGAACAAACAGTTGGATTATATTTTTGAACCTTCTAAACTTGAGATCGTTAAAGATCTTATTCCTAAGTCGCTAAAAATGCAATTATTTAAGGCGCTACGAGATTCTTTTGCCTCAGAACATGGCGCACGTATGACGGCTATGCACAAGGCGACTGAGAATGCCACAGAGCTTCGGGATGATCTTAAACTTTCTTATAACAAAGCACGACAGGCTTCTATTACTAACGAGATACTTGAGATCGTTGGTGGAGCAGAAGCTCTTAACGGATAATACAGTTCGACGAATAATTTAAAAGCCCTCAATTTAGAGGGCTTTTTTTATTTGGTACATGTTTTGTTTTAATAACTTCAACTTCTAAAACCAGTAGTTATGACTAAAATATTATTCTTTATGGCCGGAGTATTAATGGTAGTACTCTTTGCTTCCTGCGGAAGCAATAAAGACCTTCAGGAAAGAGCACCCGCTCAATTCAATGAGGTTTACTACACCTACAACTCCAATGGAATAGAACTAAATATTCCTGTAATTTCTATCCAGGATGAACTGGTGAGTCTTGATGCCGTTTATTTTCACGGAATGAAGTCTGATCTTAAAAAGAGCGATGACCAGCCTAATCTATATGTTGCAAATTTCCGCATGGGGACTGGTGAAATGGTAATGGACGAAGATCCCGCTAAAGAGTATGGGAATAAACCACCTCAATTGCCAGAAGAAAGCCCGTTTTCTATAGATGACGATGAGGCTATCCTGGTGTTTACTCAGGAAGATAAAATTAAATATTATAAACTAACGGGAATTGTGGAAAAGGAATAAAGGCGAAAGCTTTTATAATCCTGATTTATTCAGATATTTGTAGTAAACCAACCCGCTCCTGTTGAGTACTTTAAAAAGATTTTTCCAAGACACTCTTATTTACGGTTTTGCAACGGTATTCCCGAGACTAATGAATTTTGTCCTGGTACCGTTGCATACTGATGTTTTACCTGCAGAGGAATACTCGGTTAATACTGTTTTTTATGTCTGGGCGGCATTTTTTAATGTTTTGCTTACCTATGGGATGGAAACCTCTTTTTTCAGGTTTTTTAGCCGGGCAAAAGAAAGTTCCAGTGTTTTTTCTACGGCCTTTATAGCACTCACGATTACTACGGTTTTATTTGCCACCGGGGTGTTTATTTTTCAGGAAGAACTTATAGCCTTAATGGACCTGGATCCTTTTTATTTCAGGTTGCTTTTTAGTGTGCTTGTCCTGGACACGCTAGTGGTAGTTCCATTTGCTTATTTAAGGGCCACAGGCAGATCTTTGAAGTTTGCGAGTATCAAAGTCCTGAATATTCTGGTGGTGGTCATCCTGAACTTTTATTTCTTGTGGTTCGTTAGGGATTATCCCCAATTCGCTCCGCAGTGGGTTTTAGATAATTACGGTCCTACAGATATTGTAGGCTATATTTTCATTGCCAACCTTGCTGCCAGTGCGGTGACCTTTCTTTTGCTTTTACCTTATTTTTTCAGGACTAAGATCAGTTTTGATACCGCTGTTTTCAAACAGATGTGGAAATACGGCTGGCCTATTATGGTTGCCGGGATCGCCTTTGTGATCAACGAAAATCTGGATAAATTGCTAATCAAGGATATGATCTCAGATGAGATCATGGGTGCCTATTCA from Gramella sp. MT6 harbors:
- the atpA gene encoding F0F1 ATP synthase subunit alpha, translated to MAEVNPAEVSAILKQQLSGFESKASLDEVGTVLTVGDGIANVYGLANAQYGELVQFESGLEGIVLNLEEDNVGVVLLGPAKEIKEGSTVKRTQRIASIKVGEGIVGRVVDTLGNPIDGKGPIEGETYEMPLERKAPGVIYREPVTEPLQTGIKSIDAMVPVGRGQRELVIGDRQTGKTTVCIDTILNQKEFYDAGEPVFCIYVAIGQKASTVAGIAKVLEDKGALAYTTIVAANASDPAPMQVYAPFAGAAIGEYFRDTGRPALIVYDDLSKQAVAYREVSLLLRRPPGREAYPGDVFFLHSRLLERAAKVIADDDIAKQMNDLPDVLKDKVKGGGSLTALPIIETQAGDVSAYIPTNVISITDGQIFLTSDLFNSGVRPAIDVGISVSRVGGNAQIKSMKKVAGTLKLDQAQYRELEAFAKFGSDLDAATMNVISKGKRNVEILKQGQNDPYPVENQIAIIYAGSKNLLRDVPVDKVKEFERDYLEYLDAKHRDTLDTLKAGKLTDEVIDTLTQTAKEISSKYKS
- the atpH gene encoding ATP synthase F1 subunit delta, with the translated sequence MRGTRAAQRYAKAILSLAKDKNSAEAVNKDMLTISKTVLNSRDLENMLTSPVVKDSIKRSALLEIFKDLNAVTKGAIDILLENGRINILHLVAKQYFIQFNEMNNVRQAIVTTAVPLDKELEAVILAKVKELTGSEASLKSIVDESIIGGFVLRVGDLQYDASVSRNLTRLKRELKNNTYVSKI
- a CDS encoding ABC transporter ATP-binding protein, with the translated sequence MITATNLSKMYNGTKVLDIEHLDIPSGQNFGLVGNNGAGKTTFFSLLLDLIQPTTGNIFNKDITVSESEDWKPFTSSFIDESFLIGYLTPEEYFYFIGDLRNRNKADIDSFLTQFEDFFNGEIIGRKKYLRDLSKGNQKKVGIVAALIGDPEVVILDEPFANLDPTTQIRLKKLLKELSQISGTTVLISSHDLIHVTEVCERIVVLDKGVIVRDMETSEATLNELEAYFSAEIAGSE
- the atpB gene encoding F0F1 ATP synthase subunit A, translating into MTAQKSLVISLYFALAFAIFPLFTFAQEHEQEHKSLQEAEEEFNATEMIMHHIGDAHGWHFFGEGDSAVTLPLPVILYTDNGLVTFMSSEFHHDTEGHHVVEKDGMRFVNLHEDIYRLDAGAETVEFDADHHPVNASKPWDLSITKNVAAMFLTVILMLLFFTSLARHHKKNTHAPKGFNNALETLVLFVRDDIAIPQIGEKKYMKFMPFLLTVFFFIWITNLMGLLPGAANVTGNIAVTVSLGLFTMLIMIFNGNKDFYKHTFWMPGIPTWVKPILAVVEGLGLLIKPAALMIRLFANITAGHIIILSLIGLIFILENAGIAGVSVPFALFITVLELLVAFLQAFIFTILSALFIGMAVEEHEHH
- the atpE gene encoding ATP synthase F0 subunit C; the encoded protein is MELLYVGLAALGAGLAVLGAGVGVGKIGGSAMDAIARQPEASGKIQTAMIIAAALVEGVALFGVVASLLGVLR
- a CDS encoding oligosaccharide flippase family protein — its product is MSTLKRFFQDTLIYGFATVFPRLMNFVLVPLHTDVLPAEEYSVNTVFYVWAAFFNVLLTYGMETSFFRFFSRAKESSSVFSTAFIALTITTVLFATGVFIFQEELIALMDLDPFYFRLLFSVLVLDTLVVVPFAYLRATGRSLKFASIKVLNILVVVILNFYFLWFVRDYPQFAPQWVLDNYGPTDIVGYIFIANLAASAVTFLLLLPYFFRTKISFDTAVFKQMWKYGWPIMVAGIAFVINENLDKLLIKDMISDEIMGAYSGCYKLAVFMTIFVQAFKMGAEPFFFNHADKDNAKETYADILKYFVISGSIIFLVLVCFIDFFKALVIRDPEYWMAISIVPIILLANLFLGIYHNLSVWYKLTDRTRTGMYISILGAIITIVLNLALIPVLGFIAAAWATLFAYGSMMLVSYFLGKKYYPVPYDIKKITGYISLSVLIGAISFYVFPGNYFVGIPLLLLFIGIVYFSEKDQILKIIQS
- a CDS encoding AtpZ/AtpI family protein; translated protein: MKKDPRNKYLAFVNIALQMGIIIAAGVFAGIWLDGKFPNKYSAYTISLSLLGVFIALYQVFRAVKDLNEDE
- a CDS encoding F0F1 ATP synthase subunit B, with amino-acid sequence MDLITPEIGLFFWQTIVFLVLLFLMAKFAWKPILNSVRNREQSINDALASAENARKEMQNLRSDNEQLMKEARAERDAILREARELKEKVIADASDEAKVKADKIVADAKRSIELEKQSAMAELKNQVAELSVEIAEKIVRKELSGKNEQHQMIEKMIGDAKLN
- a CDS encoding polymer-forming cytoskeletal protein, which codes for MFSEAKKTKPASNQNEQNRIAAGTLITGEISGKGCFRIEGTLEGSLKTPGKVVISEGGLINGTLECDNADIEGKFKGKLLVKGVLTLRSPANIEGEVIAGKLAVEPGAVFNATCEMNGGVKPLKKENEKRSA
- the atpG gene encoding ATP synthase F1 subunit gamma, whose product is MANLKELRSRITSVSSTMQITKAMKMVSAAKLNKAQDAITQMRPYSEKLTQLLQDLSATLNDDAGSKYAEEREVKNVLIVAISSNKGLAGAFNTNIIKAVKYKAKNDYNAKNVDVYTLGKKANDILKKEYDVYKNNNEIYDDLSFENSSAIAEELMQLFLDEKYDKIVLVYNQFKNAATQIVQHEQFLPIERFDSEENKQLDYIFEPSKLEIVKDLIPKSLKMQLFKALRDSFASEHGARMTAMHKATENATELRDDLKLSYNKARQASITNEILEIVGGAEALNG